Proteins found in one Thalassophryne amazonica chromosome 1, fThaAma1.1, whole genome shotgun sequence genomic segment:
- the rpl22l1 gene encoding 60S ribosomal protein L22-like 1: MAPIKQKKSVVGKKSKKGATWKFTLDLTHPVEDGILDSANFETFLKERIKVNGKMGNLGNVVQVGRMKNKISVTSEKQFSKRYLKYLTKKYLKKNNLRDWLRVVASNKETYELRYFQISQDDDESEADE, translated from the exons ATGGCGCCG aTCAAACAGAAGAAGTCAGTTGTGGGCAAAAAGTCCAAAAAAGGAGCGACGTGGAAGTTCACCTTGGACTTGACGCACCCCGTGGAGGACGGCATCCTGGACTCTGCCAACTTC GAGACCTTCCTCAAAGAAAGGATAAAGGTCAACGGGAAGATGGGGAACCTGGGTAATGTGGTCCAGGTCGGCCGCATGAAGAACAAGATCAGTGTCACGTCCGAGAAGCAGTTTTCTAAAAG GTACCTGAAGTACCTGACCAAGAAGTACCTGAAGAAGAACAACCTGCGTGATTGGCTGAGGGTGGTGGCGTCCAACAAGGAGACATACGAGCTGCGATACTTCCAGATCAGTCAGGACGACGATGAGTCTGAAGCTGACGAGTAA
- the slc7a14b gene encoding LOW QUALITY PROTEIN: probable cationic amino acid transporter (The sequence of the model RefSeq protein was modified relative to this genomic sequence to represent the inferred CDS: inserted 1 base in 1 codon), whose protein sequence is MAAWLGRVSWTDTWFNMYSRLRRTKPVGTMAQSSDDLTELGMGSEVGLAKVLTTVDLVSLGVGSCVGTGMYVVAGLVAKALAGPGVILSFIIAAMASILSGMCYAEFGVRVPKTTGSAYTYSYVTVGEFVAFFIGWNLILEYLIGTAAGAAALSSMFDSLANHSISNYMITHLGTIRGLGKGEDTYPDLLALFIALLVMMIIALGVRNSVGFNNILNVVNLVVWIFMVIAGLFFLSTKNWEGGRFLPYGWSGVMHGAAXCFYAFIGFDIIATTGEEVKNPYTSIPYAITTSLVTCLTAYVSVSVILTLMVPYNLIDGSAPLMEMFAMHGFWWGKYIVAVGSVAGLTVSLLGSLFPMPRVIYAMARDGLLFRFLSHVSAFTRTPTVACLVSGSFAAILALLVSLQDLIEMMSIGTLLAYTLVSMCVLLLRYQPDEHDGHFPPGQEVDELKQQEDGAASTKDDDILIEGSEGDGLPSYHGSGTEGDGDDSDFHTGPAPLLKKLLGGHYYTLKLRLGIPDASSRPTPATGRTVTKCTLLFFFTSFLLWSTIIFDIEQGSGAAAAFSGLVGVLMAGSLAKLLITIIQQPESGRSLPYMAPCVPFVPAAAILVNTYMMLKLSSLTWVRFTIWCFIGLLIYVCYGVWHSTLELNAREEQAHASSYQRYDDHLDDTFTPDDDLYPQDQDGRPYQGWSAPEERGYHYQKHHEGNQDHEGNQYQDHEWSQHEENGEQSGYQSVPADRCTSRGRVNQSFDGKED, encoded by the exons ATGGCGGCGTGGCTGGGCCGGGTGTCCTGGACCGACACCTGGTTCAACATGTACTCCCGCCTGCGTCGCACCAAGCCAGTGGGCACCATGGCTCAGAGCTCTGATGACCTGACTGAACTCGGCATGGGGTCCGAGGTTGGACTCGCCAAGGTTCTGACCACTGTGGACCTGGTTTCACTCGGGGTGGGCAGCTGTGTCGGCACAGGGATGTACGTGGTTGCTGGACTGGTTGCCAAGGCGTTGGCAGGACCTGGGGTCATCCTGTCCTTCATCATCGCTGCAATGGCTTCCATCCTGTCAG GCATGTGCTATGCTGAGTTTGGAGTCCGAGTCCCTAAAACCACCGGCTCGGCCTACACCTACAGCTACGTGACAGTCGGGGAGTTTGTGGCCTTTTTCATTGGCTGGAACTTGATCCTGGAGTATCTGATTGGCACAGCGGCGGGGGCGGCGGCTCTCAGCAGCATGTTTGACTCTCTGGCCAATCACAGCATCAGTAACTACATGATAACACATCTGGGAACAATTAGAGGACTCG GTAAAGGTGAGGATACGTACCCCGACCTGTTGGCACTCTTCATTGCCCTGTTGGTGATGATGATCATAGCTCTTGGTGTTCGTAACTCCGTGGGCTTCAATAACATCCTTAATGTGGTCAACCTGGTTGTCTGGATCTTCATGGTCATTGCTGGACTTTTCTTCCTCTCCACCAAGAACTGGGAAGGTGGCAGGTTTCTGCCCTACGGATGGTCAGGG GTGATGCACGGTGCAG ACTGTTTCTACGCCTTCATCGGCTTTGACATCATTGCCACGACGGGGGAGGAGGTCAAGAACCCCTATACCTCCATCCCTTATGCCATCACCACCTCACTGGTCACCTGCCTCACTGCCTATGTGTCT GTCAGTGTGATCCTGACGCTCATGGTTCCGTACAACCTGATTGACGGCTCGGCTCCTCTCATGGAAATGTTCGCCATGCATGGCTTCTGGTGGGGGAAATATATTGTGGCTGTGGGATCGGTAGCCGGACTCACCGTGTCCCTGCTGGGGTCACTGTTCCCCATGCCCAGGGTCATCTACGCCATGGCACGGGACGGACTGCTGTTCAG GTTCCTGTCACATGTTTCAGCGTTCACTCGCACTCCCACAGTGGCGTGTTTGGTGTCGGGGAGCTTTGCAGCTATCCTGGCTCTCCTGGTGAGCCTGCAGGACCTAATTGAGATGATGTCAATTGGCACCCTGCTGGCCTACACGCTGGTTAGCATGTGTGTGCTCTTACTGCGCTACCAGCCTGACGAACATGACGGCCACTTCCCCCCGGGACAGGAAGTGGATGAGCTAAAGCAGCAGGAGGACGGCGCCGCCTCCACCAAAGATGACGACATCCTGATCGAAGGGTCAGAAGGTGACGGATTGCCATCCTATCATGGCAGCGGCACTGAAGGAGATGGTGATGACTCTGATTTCCACACAGGCCCCGCCCCCCTGCTGAAGAAGCTTCTAGGAGGTCATTACTATACTCTTAAATTGCGGCTGGGAATCCCTGATGCATCGTCCCGCCCCACCCCTGCCACCGGCCGCACTGTGACCAAATGtaccctcctcttcttcttcacgtCCTTCCTCCTCTGGTCCACCATCATCTTTGACATTGAACAAGGATCAGGTGCTGCAGCGGCGTTTTCGGGACTGGTGGGCGTGCTGATGGCTGGCTCCTTGGCAAAGCTGCTGATTACAATTATACAGCAGCCAGAAAGTGGGCGGAGTCTGCCTTACATGGCACCTTGTGTGCCGTTTGTACCTGCGGCGGCCATATTGGTCAACACCTACATGATGCTCAAACTGTCGTCGCTCACGTGGGTCAGATTCACCATCTGGTGCTTCATAG GTCTGCTGATCTACGTCTGTTACGGCGTCTGGCACAGCACGCTGGAGCTGAACGCCCGTGAGGAACAGGCACACGCCAGCTCCTACCAGCGCTACGACGACCACCTTGATGACACCTTCACTCCAGACGATGACCTTTACCCCCAGGATCAGGATGGCAGACCCTACCAGGGCTGGTCTGCCCCAGAGGAGAGGGGGTACCACTACCAGAAACACCATGAGGGCAACCAGGACCATGAGGGCAACCAGTACCAGGACCATGAGTGGAGTCAGCATGAAGAAAATGGAGAGCAGAGCGGCTACCAGTCTGTACCGGCGGACCGCTGCACGAGCAGAGGAAGAGTCAATCAGAGCTTTGATGGGAAGGAGGACTGA
- the LOC117518959 gene encoding claudin-11-like, with the protein MARTCRQMSGSVASCAGWAGLIVATATNDWVRTCDYTMATCVRMDELGSRGLWAECVISPALYHCVALNQILTLPPHVQTSRALMISACLLGLPALLLVLLSMPCVRLCNDTSTVRQRRTLVGGILIIIMALCGIVSTVWFPIGSHQKDGLMSFGFSLYAGWVGSALSLLGGAMVLFGYCTNPATSNRENSFYYSRRGGTAVPLDPPTNHARSARV; encoded by the exons ATGGCGCGCACGTGCAGGCAGATGAGCGGCAGCGTGGCGAGCTGCGCGGGTTGGGCTGGACTCATCGTGGCCACGGCCACCAACGACTGGGTTCGAACCTGCGACTACACGATGGCGACCTGCGTCCGCATGGACGAGCTGGGCTCGCGCGGCCTCTGGGCCGAGTGCGTCATCTCTCCGGCGCTGTACCACTGCGTGGCCCTGAACCAGATCCTGACGCTGCCCC CACACGTGCAGACGTCTCGCGCTCTGATGATCTCCGCCTGTCTGCTGGGGCTTCCTGCGCTCCTGCTGGTGCTCTTGTCCATGCCCTGCGTGCGCCTGTGCAACGACACCTCCACCGTCAGACAGCGCCGCACCCTGGTGGGAGgaatcctcatcatcatcatgg CTCTGTGCGGCATCGTATCGACTGTCTGGTTCCCCATTGGCTCTCACCAGAAGGACGGTCTGATGTCATTTGGCTTTTCTCTGTATGCCGGCTGGGTTGGCTCCGCCCTCTCTCTCCTGGGTGGAGCCATGGTTCTGTTTGGCTATTGCACCAACCCTGCAacctcaaacagggagaacaGCTTCTACTACTCCAGACGCGGGGGCACGGCTGTGCCACTCGACCCCCCTACCAACCACGCCAGGAGTGCCCGCGTGTGA